ACACCGCAACTCGTCATCGAATGCGTCAAGGCCGCAAAAAAACACGGCACCATGGTCAGCTATGATTTGAATTATCGCCCCAGCCTCTGGAAATCCATCGGCGGCCAGAAGCGCGCTCAGAAAGTGAACAAAGAAATCGCCAATTACGTGGACGTGATGATCGGCAACGAAGAAGACTTCACCGCCTGCCTCGGTTTCAAAGTCGAAGGCGCGGACGAACACCTCCTGCACATCGACGCGCCCTCGTTCAAGAAGATGATTCAGACTGCGGTGAAGACATTCTCGAATTTCAAGGCCACCGCTACGACCTTGCGCGCCGCCAAGACCGCGACGATCAACGACTGGGCCGCCATCGCGTGGATGGACGGCAAATTTTACGAGAGCCGCAAGTATCCCGATCTCGAAATTCTCGACCGCATTGGCGGCGGCGACAGTTTTGCGTCGGGCTTCATCTATGGCCTGATGACCACTGGCGATCCGCAACGCGCTGTGGACTGCGGCGCCGCCCACGGCGCCCTGGCCATGACCACGCCGGGCGACACTTCAATGGCGGACAAAGGCGAAGTGGAGAAGTTGATGAAGGGCGGCGGGGCGCGAGTGCAGCGCTGAGAACCATACCGCTGAGGGACACGAGTGGACACGAATCGGAGAATGATTCGTTCCCTTCCAACTTTGGATTCTTGAATTAGGGCTATGCACCGGATTCCATTTGGCGCATCGGACACGCTCAAGCGTGAACTCCAACGCCGCGCAAGGCCGGTTGCGTTGGAGTTCAACCTTCAAGTTGATCCTGTCTGCTTCAAGGGAAGCCAGCGCATGGCCCAATTTTGAAATTCAAAATCACGCCAAGCCTGGCGTGGCGCGTGCCCGGTTCTGCTTCTTCTTCTTGACCAGCGCTTGAGAGTGCGCGCAAACAGGTGGCTGACGGCAGCAGGGATTTGGCGGGCCGGGTGGGCGACTTGACACGCGCATGGCTAACCTGCTTTCCCGCATCGCTGTCAAAAGATTTACGTTTGGCATCGCGCGGCCAACAAACTAGTTTACTTCATCGGTGGCTTTTATATTCTCCGACGCGGTGGCCGATGTGGCGGAATTGGCAGACGCGCCAGACTCAAAATCTGGTGTCTTTACAGACGTGTGGGTTCGACCCCCTCCATCGGCACCATTAACGTTCCTTCAAACCTCGTCACGTCTGGGGTTCTTACTCCGTCCTGTTGGTTTCGTTCATCATCCGCTCCGGGTCTGGTTCTGAGTTGGCTTCTGTCGGTGGCCGAAGCGTGGCGCGAAGGTTCCGGTTGCGAAGCGGCGATTGGCGGCTGAATCGCCGCTTGACGCTGTAAAAGCTCAGACGCAGGCTCGTCACACATGACCACCGAGACAAAAGCGATTCTCTGTCACCTGGGGCGCGTCCAACCACAAATCCCAATCAATTCCTCGAGAAAACAATTTCCAATCGGTGGCTTCACGTTGATCGAGTTGCTGGTGGTCATCGCGATCATTGCGATTCTCGCCGGGCTGCTGCTGCCGGCGCTCGCCGCCGCCAAGCGAAACGCGTTGACCACCCGTTGCATGAGCAACCAGAGCCAGATCGGCAAGGCCTTCTTCATGTACACCGAGGATAACAACGATTACTATCCCGACATCAACGATTGGGCTTCCACGGGCGGCAAAGATGGCACTTACGATA
The sequence above is drawn from the Verrucomicrobiota bacterium genome and encodes:
- a CDS encoding sugar kinase, with the protein product MPIQLRDPSACAYDLLALGEIMLRLDPGEGRIRTAREFKVWEGGGEYNVARGLRRCFGMKTAVATAFADNDVGRLLEDFILQGGVDTQFIKWVKFDGIGRDVRNGLNFTERGFGVRGAVGIPDRGHTAASQLKPGDFDWDHIFGKLGVRWLHTGGIFAALSDTTPQLVIECVKAAKKHGTMVSYDLNYRPSLWKSIGGQKRAQKVNKEIANYVDVMIGNEEDFTACLGFKVEGADEHLLHIDAPSFKKMIQTAVKTFSNFKATATTLRAAKTATINDWAAIAWMDGKFYESRKYPDLEILDRIGGGDSFASGFIYGLMTTGDPQRAVDCGAAHGALAMTTPGDTSMADKGEVEKLMKGGGARVQR